Proteins encoded in a region of the Marinobacter arenosus genome:
- the cmoB gene encoding tRNA 5-methoxyuridine(34)/uridine 5-oxyacetic acid(34) synthase CmoB, with protein MANFDWKTQFEPLLAELEQTGHAHWADRLRGQLTHRFEDAPHGDVDRWQAALNSLPELPGTETDLQSSAITLSTPDKLTGPQQGQLESALRGLMPWRKGPFDFFGTYIDTEWRSDWKWDRVLPYLSDLTGRRILDVGCGSGYHCWRMLGEGASRVIGIDPGLLFLFQFLSVKRYQGDAPVDLLPVRMEDLPDNLQAFDTTFSMGVLYHRRSPLDHLLELKGTLRRGGELVLETLVADGPEGYSLMPEDRYGQMRNVWFLPSCDTLLRWLDRTGFRNARVVDVTVTTTEEQRSTDWMRFNSLKDFLDPADPSRTIEGYPGPKRATVIAEKP; from the coding sequence ATGGCAAATTTCGATTGGAAAACGCAGTTCGAACCACTACTGGCGGAGCTTGAACAGACAGGCCACGCCCACTGGGCCGACCGGCTTCGCGGTCAGCTCACCCATCGCTTTGAGGACGCCCCGCACGGTGACGTCGACCGCTGGCAGGCGGCACTGAACAGTCTGCCGGAACTACCCGGCACAGAAACGGACCTGCAAAGCTCCGCCATTACACTCAGTACTCCGGACAAACTGACCGGACCCCAGCAGGGGCAGCTGGAAAGCGCCCTGCGCGGGTTGATGCCCTGGCGCAAGGGCCCATTCGACTTCTTCGGTACCTATATCGACACCGAATGGCGCTCCGACTGGAAGTGGGACCGGGTACTGCCGTACCTGTCCGACCTGACAGGTCGCCGAATCCTGGACGTGGGCTGCGGCTCCGGGTACCACTGTTGGCGCATGCTCGGCGAAGGCGCCAGTCGGGTGATCGGCATCGATCCCGGCCTGCTCTTCCTGTTCCAGTTCCTCAGCGTGAAACGCTATCAGGGCGATGCACCCGTGGACCTGTTGCCGGTGCGGATGGAGGACCTGCCAGACAACCTGCAGGCGTTCGATACCACCTTTTCGATGGGCGTGCTCTACCATCGCCGTTCGCCCCTGGATCATTTGCTTGAACTCAAGGGTACACTTCGGCGCGGAGGTGAGCTGGTACTGGAAACTCTGGTGGCGGATGGCCCGGAAGGCTACTCGCTGATGCCGGAGGACCGATATGGGCAAATGCGCAACGTCTGGTTCCTGCCCAGCTGCGATACCCTGCTGCGCTGGCTCGATCGCACGGGCTTCCGCAATGCCCGGGTGGTCGACGTTACCGTCACCACCACCGAGGAACAACGCAGTACCGACTGGATGCGCTTCAATTCACTGAAGGACTTCCTCGACCCGGCCGACCCGTCCCGCACGATCGAGGGTTACCCCGGCCCGAAACGGGCAACCGTCATCGCCGAGAAACCCTAG
- the cmoA gene encoding carboxy-S-adenosyl-L-methionine synthase CmoA codes for MGKSGQPPEQMTDRLFATERRPEDFRFDASVARVFPDMIRRSVPGYTTIIPMIEVITEQYAQPGSHCYDLGCSLGASTLAMRHGISHPDCLLVGVDNSSAMIERCEHYIALDDSSLPVTLRCEDILETELSDASVTTLNFTLQFVPPERRTDLLTRIAEATRPGGVLILSEKIRFESDEEQDIQTRLHHEFKRANGYSDLEISQKRTAIEQVLIPETLADHKERLLGAGFDRVLVWYQCFNFVSMLAIKSR; via the coding sequence ATGGGTAAGTCAGGCCAACCTCCGGAGCAGATGACCGACCGGCTGTTCGCCACCGAACGCCGCCCCGAGGACTTCCGTTTCGACGCATCCGTCGCCCGGGTCTTTCCGGACATGATCCGGCGCTCGGTTCCGGGATACACCACCATCATTCCGATGATCGAGGTCATTACCGAGCAATACGCCCAGCCCGGCTCCCACTGCTATGATCTGGGCTGCTCCCTGGGCGCCTCCACCCTGGCGATGCGTCACGGTATCTCCCACCCGGACTGCTTACTCGTGGGGGTCGACAATTCCAGCGCCATGATCGAGCGCTGTGAACACTACATAGCGTTGGACGACAGCTCACTGCCGGTAACCCTGCGCTGCGAAGACATTCTGGAGACAGAGCTCAGCGATGCCTCGGTCACTACCCTGAACTTTACCCTCCAGTTCGTTCCGCCCGAGCGTCGAACTGACCTGCTCACCCGTATCGCCGAGGCCACACGCCCGGGCGGGGTGCTGATCCTGTCCGAAAAAATCCGCTTCGAGTCCGATGAGGAACAGGACATCCAGACCCGGCTGCACCACGAATTCAAACGCGCCAACGGCTACTCTGACCTGGAAATCAGCCAGAAGCGCACAGCCATCGAGCAGGTCCTGATTCCCGAAACTCTGGCAGATCACAAGGAACGGTTGCTGGGAGCCGGGTTTGACCGGGTACTGGTCTGGTACCAGTGCTTCAACTTCGTCTCCATGCTGGCCATTAAAAGTCGCTGA
- the hflX gene encoding ribosome rescue GTPase HflX produces the protein MFERPDVGERAILVHIDFTSQQETEDPEEFRELVTSAGVEPVAEVNGSRKQPSPRLFVGEGKLEEIRDAISANQADVVLFNHALSPSQERNIERDLKCRVLDRTGVILDIFAQRARTHEGKLQVELAQLEHMSTRLVRGWTHLERQKGGIGLRGPGETQLETDRRLLRERIKSIHKRLEKVRRQRNQGRRARKRADIPTVSLVGYTNAGKSTLFNRITTSSVYAADQLFATLDPTLRRLELPDIGPVVMADTVGFIRHLPHKLVEAFRATLEETTQASLLLHIIDCHDNRRDENIEQVEEVLAEIGADEIPALQVFNKIDLLDNFTPRVERNEDGIPVRAWVSAFTGEGLDGLFDAIVERLAEDVVHYYVLLGPADGKLRALLHEAGSVLSEQHRESGDAVVEVRLQNRDWRQLLSRAGMNEDSVRLDDGPA, from the coding sequence TTGTTTGAACGTCCAGACGTCGGTGAACGGGCGATCCTCGTCCATATCGATTTCACTTCCCAGCAAGAGACCGAAGATCCTGAAGAATTCCGGGAGCTGGTCACATCAGCCGGCGTGGAGCCGGTGGCTGAGGTCAACGGCTCTCGTAAACAGCCGAGCCCGAGGCTGTTCGTCGGCGAGGGCAAGCTGGAAGAGATACGCGACGCCATCAGCGCGAACCAGGCGGATGTGGTTCTGTTTAACCATGCCCTGAGCCCGAGCCAGGAGCGCAATATCGAGCGGGACCTGAAATGCCGTGTACTGGATCGGACCGGCGTGATTCTCGATATCTTCGCACAGCGGGCCCGAACCCACGAAGGTAAGCTGCAGGTCGAGCTCGCCCAGCTTGAGCACATGTCCACCCGCCTGGTTCGGGGCTGGACCCACCTCGAACGCCAGAAAGGCGGCATCGGTCTGCGGGGGCCGGGTGAGACCCAGCTTGAAACGGACCGCCGGCTGCTGCGCGAACGCATCAAGTCCATTCACAAGCGTCTTGAAAAGGTGCGGCGCCAACGCAACCAGGGGCGGCGGGCGAGAAAGCGTGCTGACATCCCGACGGTCTCGTTGGTTGGTTATACCAACGCCGGCAAGTCGACCTTGTTCAACCGAATTACCACTTCCAGCGTATATGCAGCAGATCAGCTGTTTGCGACGCTTGATCCGACGCTGCGCCGGTTGGAACTTCCGGATATCGGCCCGGTCGTAATGGCCGACACCGTCGGTTTCATTCGCCATCTCCCCCACAAGTTGGTGGAGGCGTTCCGGGCAACGCTGGAAGAAACAACGCAAGCGTCCTTGCTTTTGCACATCATCGACTGCCATGACAACCGTCGGGATGAGAACATCGAGCAGGTTGAAGAGGTGTTGGCGGAGATAGGTGCGGATGAGATTCCCGCGCTTCAGGTATTTAACAAGATTGATTTACTTGATAATTTCACCCCTCGGGTCGAGCGGAATGAAGATGGAATTCCGGTGAGAGCCTGGGTGTCTGCGTTCACGGGTGAAGGCCTGGATGGTCTCTTCGACGCCATAGTGGAGCGCCTTGCCGAGGACGTTGTTCACTATTACGTGCTGCTCGGACCGGCTGATGGCAAACTGCGGGCCTTGCTCCACGAGGCGGGTTCGGTGTTGAGCGAACAGCATCGGGAAAGCGGAGACGCCGTCGTTGAAGTGCGATTGCAGAACCGGGACTGGCGCCAGTTACTGAGCCGTGCCGGAATGAACGAAGATTCGGTTCGTCTCGACGATGGCCCAGCCTGA
- a CDS encoding adenylosuccinate synthase: protein MGKNVVVLGTQWGDEGKGKIVDLLTDKVAAVVRFQGGHNAGHTLVIDGKKTALHLIPSGILRQHVYCLIGNGVVLSPEALLKEVRELEANGVAVRDRLRISLACPIILRTHVRIDQARERARGNDKIGTTGRGIGPAYEDKVSRRGVRLGDLCNPGDFEAKLREIMSYHNFVLTEYFKEEAEDIDAALEELKQMAEEILPMAADVTDMLHDFRKRGEHILFEGAQGSLLDIDLGTYPYVTSSNTTAGGTATGSGFGPLFLDYVLGITKAYTTRVGSGPFPTELFDDMGQHLAVKGNEIGTTTGRSRRCGWFDAVALRHAIQINSVSGICLTKLDVLDGMDTVKVCVGYKTPKGEITRPPIGCDTYKDIEPVYAELPGWTESTVGLTSVEQLPENAKAYIRFLEEQIEAPIDIISTGPDRIETITLRHPFGE from the coding sequence ATGGGTAAAAACGTTGTTGTGCTGGGCACCCAGTGGGGTGATGAAGGCAAGGGTAAAATTGTGGACCTGCTGACCGATAAGGTTGCAGCCGTCGTCCGTTTTCAGGGCGGTCACAATGCCGGCCACACACTGGTAATTGATGGCAAGAAAACCGCACTGCACCTTATTCCGTCCGGCATTCTCCGCCAGCATGTTTACTGCCTGATCGGCAATGGCGTTGTGCTTTCGCCGGAAGCGCTGCTGAAGGAAGTCCGCGAACTCGAAGCCAATGGCGTCGCCGTTCGTGACCGCCTGCGCATCAGCCTTGCCTGCCCCATTATCCTGCGCACTCACGTCCGTATTGATCAGGCCCGTGAGCGCGCCCGTGGAAACGACAAGATCGGAACCACCGGGCGGGGCATTGGCCCGGCCTACGAGGACAAGGTGTCTCGCCGCGGGGTGCGTCTGGGTGACCTCTGCAATCCTGGCGATTTCGAGGCCAAGTTGCGGGAAATCATGTCCTACCACAACTTTGTCTTGACCGAGTATTTCAAGGAAGAGGCGGAAGATATCGATGCCGCCCTGGAAGAGCTCAAGCAGATGGCCGAGGAAATCCTACCGATGGCGGCGGACGTGACTGACATGCTTCACGACTTCCGCAAGCGTGGCGAACACATCCTGTTTGAGGGCGCTCAGGGTTCCCTGCTGGATATTGACCTTGGTACCTACCCGTACGTGACCTCCTCGAACACGACCGCTGGTGGCACCGCCACGGGGTCCGGCTTTGGTCCCCTGTTCCTGGACTACGTGTTGGGCATTACCAAGGCGTACACCACGCGGGTTGGTTCCGGTCCATTCCCAACCGAGCTCTTTGACGACATGGGTCAACACCTTGCGGTCAAGGGCAATGAAATCGGCACCACAACCGGTCGCTCGCGCCGTTGCGGCTGGTTCGATGCGGTGGCCCTCCGTCACGCAATCCAGATCAACAGTGTGTCCGGCATCTGCCTGACCAAGCTGGACGTTCTGGACGGTATGGATACCGTGAAAGTGTGCGTGGGTTACAAGACGCCGAAAGGCGAGATTACCCGTCCGCCAATCGGCTGCGACACCTATAAAGATATCGAGCCGGTCTACGCCGAGCTGCCGGGTTGGACTGAAAGCACCGTGGGGCTGACCAGTGTCGAGCAGTTGCCGGAAAACGCGAAGGCGTACATCCGTTTCCTGGAGGAGCAGATCGAGGCGCCGATCGATATTATCTCCACCGGTCCGGACCGGATCGAGACGATCACCCTGCGCCATCCGTTTGGTGAGTGA
- a CDS encoding NAD(P)/FAD-dependent oxidoreductase has protein sequence MSEESLAIQTVVIGAGVVGLAIGRSLAQAGHEVIVLEANGRFGEGISSRNSEVIHAGIYYPEGSLKARLCVEGRQQLYQYCDQHKVGYRKCGKWIVATSDRQVENLEAIRNGAGRNGVELEFVSGVGVSNALPDISATAGLWSPETGIVDSHALMLSLLGGFEDAGGRMVPGAPVTGVETFGHRHRLRVGGDMPCVLDASNVINAAGLGAARLAQEWVGLPESQKPRQWLARGVYFSYGGRHPFRNLIYPVPEPGGLGVHLTLDLAGQARFGPDVEWIDNEDYSVDPGRVARFTDSIRRWWPGLDESRLQPAYAGIRPKLTGPDGGVSDFRIEGPEEHGVDGVVNLFGIESPGLTSCLAIADLVTAKLR, from the coding sequence GTGTCCGAAGAGTCCCTTGCAATTCAAACCGTCGTCATCGGTGCCGGTGTGGTTGGCCTGGCTATCGGCCGGTCGCTGGCGCAAGCCGGCCATGAGGTCATTGTTCTTGAAGCCAATGGCCGTTTTGGCGAGGGCATATCATCCCGCAACAGCGAGGTGATCCATGCGGGCATCTATTACCCGGAGGGCAGCCTGAAGGCTCGTTTGTGTGTGGAGGGGCGCCAGCAGTTGTACCAGTACTGCGATCAGCACAAGGTCGGGTATCGGAAGTGTGGCAAGTGGATTGTGGCCACCTCCGATCGCCAGGTGGAAAACCTCGAGGCGATCCGCAATGGAGCTGGACGCAATGGGGTAGAGCTGGAATTTGTTTCGGGAGTCGGTGTGTCAAACGCACTGCCTGACATCTCCGCAACGGCCGGGCTCTGGTCGCCGGAAACCGGCATTGTCGACAGCCACGCGCTGATGCTGTCCCTGCTTGGCGGGTTTGAAGATGCGGGTGGGCGAATGGTGCCGGGAGCGCCGGTGACCGGTGTGGAAACCTTTGGGCACCGTCACCGGTTGCGGGTTGGTGGCGATATGCCGTGCGTTCTGGACGCCAGTAACGTAATCAACGCGGCGGGTTTGGGGGCCGCCAGGCTTGCTCAGGAGTGGGTTGGCTTGCCAGAGTCGCAGAAACCTCGCCAATGGCTGGCCCGGGGCGTCTACTTTAGCTATGGGGGGCGCCACCCCTTCCGGAACCTGATTTATCCCGTCCCCGAACCCGGAGGCCTGGGCGTGCACCTCACACTGGACCTTGCCGGACAGGCGCGTTTCGGGCCCGACGTGGAGTGGATCGATAACGAGGATTATTCGGTCGATCCCGGTCGGGTTGCTCGATTTACAGACAGCATTCGGCGCTGGTGGCCGGGCCTGGACGAGAGCCGCCTTCAGCCGGCGTACGCGGGGATTCGGCCAAAATTGACGGGGCCCGATGGCGGTGTCTCCGATTTCCGCATTGAGGGGCCTGAGGAGCACGGGGTCGATGGCGTTGTGAACCTGTTCGGAATCGAGTCTCCCGGTCTCACGTCCTGTCTGGCCATAGCCGATCTGGTGACGGCAAAGCTGCGCTAG
- the hflK gene encoding FtsH protease activity modulator HflK — protein MAWNEPGGNRNDNDPWGTGGRRGDDQGPPDLDEALKKGLDKLNKMLGGKGGKSGGSGSGTGGGAGGFGAILALAGILVAGYVIFQSFYTVDEQERAVVLRFGEYNRTENPGLRFKVPLIDDVTKVRVTSVRTAESSGQMLTQDENLVTVDLQVQYRVGDAQAYVLNVRDSNQALAFATDSALRHEVGSSSLDDVLTEGRAELSVRVEQRLQRFLAEYGTGLEIVRVNVESTQPPPAVQDAFREVQRAREDEQRVKEEAETYRNKVVPEARGQAQRMIEEANAYKQEVIERARGETARFLELLAVYQNAPTVTRDRMYLQTLETVLSSSSKILVDTESSGNMMYLPLDRLTQGGLPRSGNQSSSGSGDQMDIQSLTDEVIKELRSRQDTNVRRSR, from the coding sequence ATGGCCTGGAACGAACCGGGTGGAAATCGCAACGACAATGACCCCTGGGGTACCGGTGGTCGTCGCGGCGATGATCAGGGGCCGCCAGACCTCGACGAGGCCCTCAAGAAAGGTCTCGATAAACTGAACAAGATGCTGGGCGGAAAAGGCGGTAAGTCCGGCGGCAGTGGCAGCGGCACCGGTGGTGGCGCGGGTGGCTTTGGAGCCATTCTCGCGCTGGCCGGTATTCTGGTCGCCGGCTATGTGATCTTTCAGTCTTTCTACACCGTTGACGAGCAGGAGCGCGCGGTTGTTCTGCGTTTTGGTGAGTACAACCGGACTGAAAACCCCGGTTTGCGTTTCAAGGTGCCTCTGATCGATGACGTAACCAAGGTGCGGGTAACCAGCGTTCGTACCGCTGAATCCAGCGGTCAGATGCTGACCCAGGATGAAAACCTCGTGACCGTCGATCTGCAGGTGCAGTACCGGGTCGGCGATGCTCAGGCCTACGTGCTGAATGTTCGCGACTCGAATCAGGCACTGGCTTTTGCCACCGACAGTGCCCTGCGTCACGAAGTGGGCAGTTCGTCTTTGGACGATGTGTTGACCGAGGGCCGGGCTGAGCTGTCCGTCCGGGTCGAGCAGCGTCTGCAGCGGTTCCTGGCCGAGTATGGTACCGGTCTGGAGATCGTGCGTGTGAACGTTGAGAGTACTCAGCCCCCACCGGCCGTTCAGGATGCTTTCCGCGAAGTTCAGCGTGCCCGGGAAGATGAGCAGCGCGTCAAGGAAGAAGCCGAAACCTATCGCAATAAGGTGGTTCCCGAAGCTCGAGGCCAGGCCCAGCGCATGATCGAGGAAGCCAACGCCTACAAACAGGAAGTCATCGAGCGAGCCCGAGGCGAAACCGCGCGCTTCCTTGAGCTGTTGGCGGTGTATCAGAATGCACCCACGGTTACCCGTGACCGCATGTACCTGCAGACCCTGGAAACGGTGCTGTCCAGCAGCAGCAAGATCCTCGTGGATACCGAAAGCAGCGGCAACATGATGTATCTGCCGTTGGATCGCCTGACCCAAGGGGGGCTGCCGCGCAGCGGTAACCAGTCCTCAAGCGGCAGTGGCGACCAGATGGATATTCAGTCCCTGACCGATGAGGTCATCAAGGAGCTGCGTTCCAGGCAGGACACTAATGTACGGAGGAGCAGATAA
- the hflC gene encoding protease modulator HflC — MGPKGVVGLAGALIVVLLVLSSVYIIPETHRGVMLRFGELVETDIQAGIHFKVPVIDQVREFDIRVLTMDLPSRQYLTVEKKPLDVDSYIAWKIRDVDQFYRATGGDEYRAQSLLLSRVDNGLRDEFGIRTMHEVVSGQRDELMHTLRDRVNETSLNEFGIEVLDVRVKAIEFPGQVSENVYRRMATEREKLAQEFRSRGRELAEGIRADADRQRTVILAEAFAESEETRGEGDGQAAAIYADAYGSNAEFYSFYRSLQAYRNTFSSKDDIMVIDSDSDFMKFLKDPQGGR; from the coding sequence ATGGGACCTAAAGGTGTAGTGGGTCTTGCAGGCGCCCTCATTGTTGTCCTGCTCGTGCTGTCCAGCGTGTACATCATCCCGGAAACGCACCGGGGCGTTATGCTGCGCTTTGGAGAGTTGGTGGAAACCGACATTCAGGCCGGGATCCATTTCAAAGTGCCGGTCATTGATCAGGTCCGGGAGTTCGATATCCGGGTGCTGACCATGGATCTTCCGTCCCGTCAGTACCTGACGGTTGAGAAGAAGCCGTTGGATGTGGATTCCTACATTGCTTGGAAAATCCGTGATGTTGACCAGTTCTATCGTGCCACTGGCGGCGACGAATACCGGGCTCAGTCTCTGCTGCTGTCCCGCGTCGACAATGGCCTGCGTGACGAGTTCGGTATTCGCACCATGCACGAAGTGGTATCCGGGCAGCGCGATGAGCTGATGCACACACTGCGTGACCGGGTCAACGAGACCTCCCTCAACGAATTCGGCATTGAGGTGCTGGATGTGCGGGTGAAAGCCATCGAGTTTCCCGGTCAGGTCAGTGAGAACGTCTACCGCCGTATGGCAACCGAGCGGGAGAAGCTGGCCCAGGAATTCCGCTCTCGGGGCCGCGAATTGGCAGAAGGCATCCGTGCGGATGCCGATCGTCAGCGCACCGTCATCCTGGCTGAAGCGTTCGCAGAGTCCGAGGAAACCCGCGGTGAAGGCGATGGTCAGGCGGCTGCGATCTACGCCGATGCCTATGGCTCAAATGCCGAGTTCTACAGCTTCTATCGAAGCCTGCAGGCGTATCGGAATACCTTCTCCAGCAAGGACGATATCATGGTCATTGACTCCGACAGTGACTTCATGAAATTCCTGAAGGATCCTCAGGGCGGTCGCTGA
- a CDS encoding kinase — MSQNEARYTIRSLIVTAMVTAIATVVMLEASGKIDHSESKDHMPVGDFQAIHVTPNEPFRMSPKASELHAACENGFLAIAADVDPSFRGILVDYKNRGVRCSRPAPTAPPVPETEENDRDG, encoded by the coding sequence ATGAGCCAGAACGAGGCCCGCTACACCATTCGCAGTTTGATTGTGACCGCCATGGTTACGGCCATTGCCACGGTGGTGATGCTGGAAGCCAGCGGCAAGATCGATCATTCAGAAAGCAAGGACCATATGCCGGTGGGCGACTTTCAGGCCATTCACGTGACCCCGAACGAACCGTTCCGTATGTCACCGAAGGCCTCCGAGTTGCACGCTGCCTGCGAGAACGGATTTCTGGCCATTGCCGCGGACGTCGATCCGTCGTTCCGGGGCATTTTGGTCGACTACAAAAACCGCGGTGTCCGCTGCAGCCGGCCGGCGCCGACAGCCCCGCCAGTGCCCGAAACGGAGGAGAATGACCGCGATGGGTAA
- a CDS encoding ATP phosphoribosyltransferase regulatory subunit: MTVSDRWLLPDGVEDILPPLAGRIESLRRDVMDTCQRWGYQLVIPPLIEYLESLFTGTGHDLELQTFKLTDQLTGRMMGVRADMTPQAARIDAHTLGQEGITRLCYAGHVLHTRPRHMLTGRTPIQAGCELFGSESESADMEVISLMLETLRVSGLPRIHLDLAHVSIYQSLIGDADFNRDTEAAIFDAMARKSVPELDELLGQCPAGSAGARLRELARVSGGPEALVEARRILAGASAELDAALEKLGRVCDMLSRDYPEVSVGFDFCELRGYNYHTGLVFAAYVPGHGDSVAKGGRYDAIGSDFGRARPATGFSLDIRALVSLGERVQVRAGAVWAPADEDPALEGVISGLRMTETVIRALPEDVDADPAARGCDRKLVKQGGQWVVEKLD; encoded by the coding sequence ATGACAGTATCTGATCGCTGGTTACTGCCGGACGGGGTAGAGGACATTCTGCCGCCCCTGGCCGGACGGATCGAATCCCTGCGCCGGGATGTAATGGATACCTGCCAACGCTGGGGCTACCAGCTTGTAATCCCACCGTTGATCGAATATCTCGAGTCACTTTTCACCGGTACCGGGCACGATCTGGAGCTGCAGACGTTCAAGCTTACCGACCAGCTTACCGGACGCATGATGGGCGTTCGGGCCGACATGACGCCGCAGGCGGCCCGTATCGATGCCCACACGTTGGGGCAGGAGGGCATTACCCGCCTGTGTTACGCCGGCCATGTCCTGCACACCCGTCCCCGGCACATGCTGACGGGCAGAACGCCGATCCAGGCGGGGTGTGAGCTGTTTGGCAGTGAGTCCGAATCCGCCGATATGGAAGTGATCAGCCTGATGCTGGAGACGTTACGGGTGTCCGGTTTGCCCCGTATCCATCTCGATCTGGCGCACGTCTCGATTTATCAGAGCCTGATCGGTGACGCCGATTTCAACCGCGACACCGAAGCCGCCATCTTCGATGCCATGGCCCGCAAATCGGTGCCGGAGCTGGACGAATTGCTGGGTCAGTGCCCGGCAGGGTCAGCCGGGGCACGACTGCGGGAGCTGGCTCGCGTGAGTGGCGGTCCGGAAGCGCTAGTCGAAGCACGGCGGATTCTCGCTGGCGCCTCCGCAGAGCTGGATGCGGCCCTGGAAAAGCTGGGGCGCGTCTGTGACATGTTGTCTCGGGACTACCCTGAAGTGAGCGTCGGTTTCGATTTCTGTGAACTGCGCGGCTACAACTACCACACCGGTCTTGTGTTTGCGGCTTATGTGCCCGGCCACGGTGATTCGGTGGCAAAAGGCGGCCGCTACGATGCCATCGGCAGTGATTTTGGCCGCGCCCGTCCGGCAACGGGTTTCAGTCTGGATATCCGTGCCCTGGTGTCGCTGGGCGAACGCGTCCAGGTTCGGGCAGGGGCGGTCTGGGCGCCGGCCGATGAAGATCCGGCGCTTGAGGGTGTTATTTCCGGGCTCAGAATGACCGAGACCGTCATCCGGGCACTCCCTGAGGATGTCGACGCCGATCCGGCAGCCAGAGGCTGCGACCGGAAGCTGGTGAAACAGGGCGGCCAGTGGGTCGTTGAGAAACTGGACTGA
- a CDS encoding serine/threonine protein kinase, which translates to MTYDSPPAASPHPYDSLTPDIILDALEAAGFAVSGRLFALNSYENRVYQVGLDEGPPVIVKFYRPGRWTEADIREEHEFTLELLDADIPVVGPLAMPSGDTLGLHGDFLFAVFPQRGGQAPDVSVTDTLYRLGQWLGRMHNIGANRPFQHRPGMSLLDGIESSNRLLTEGNWIPGDLRPAWDSLIPDLIQACGARIDEAGPVDTLRLHGDCHAGNILCRDEQMLFVDLDDCRTGPAVQDMWLLLNGEDSERGAQLGELLEGYEMFRDFNRRERHLIEPLRCYRQIAHCAWLAKRWDDPAFPRFFPWFAQPRFWSDQVLSLREQLAALQSPSISLPGQY; encoded by the coding sequence ATGACCTATGACTCGCCACCGGCCGCATCGCCCCATCCGTACGACTCGCTGACTCCCGACATCATTCTGGACGCCTTGGAAGCGGCTGGCTTCGCGGTCAGCGGACGGCTCTTCGCCCTCAATAGCTACGAGAACCGGGTGTATCAGGTCGGTCTCGACGAAGGTCCGCCCGTTATCGTCAAATTCTACCGTCCCGGCCGCTGGACCGAAGCCGACATCCGTGAGGAGCATGAGTTCACGCTGGAACTTCTTGACGCCGACATCCCTGTGGTTGGGCCGTTGGCGATGCCCTCCGGCGACACACTGGGCCTCCACGGCGATTTCCTTTTCGCCGTGTTTCCCCAACGCGGTGGCCAGGCACCGGACGTCAGCGTCACGGATACCCTGTACCGGCTCGGACAGTGGCTGGGACGGATGCATAACATCGGCGCAAACAGGCCGTTCCAGCACCGGCCGGGTATGTCACTGCTGGACGGTATCGAGAGCAGTAACCGGCTGCTGACAGAGGGAAACTGGATTCCAGGCGACCTTCGCCCGGCCTGGGACAGCCTGATTCCGGACCTTATCCAGGCCTGCGGCGCCCGGATCGACGAAGCCGGCCCCGTGGACACCCTAAGACTGCACGGCGACTGTCACGCCGGCAATATACTGTGCCGGGATGAACAGATGCTGTTCGTGGACCTCGACGACTGTCGCACCGGTCCGGCGGTTCAGGACATGTGGCTGCTACTCAATGGCGAGGACTCCGAGCGCGGAGCCCAACTCGGTGAACTGCTCGAAGGCTATGAAATGTTCCGGGACTTCAATCGCCGGGAGCGCCATCTGATCGAACCCCTGCGCTGCTACCGGCAGATTGCCCACTGCGCATGGTTGGCCAAGCGCTGGGACGATCCGGCCTTTCCCCGCTTCTTCCCCTGGTTTGCCCAGCCACGATTCTGGTCGGACCAGGTGCTTTCCCTGAGGGAACAACTGGCTGCCCTGCAATCGCCATCGATTTCCCTTCCCGGCCAATACTGA
- the hfq gene encoding RNA chaperone Hfq has translation MSKGHSLQDPYLNALRKERIPVSIFLVNGIKLQGQIESFDQFVILLKNTVSQMVYKHAISTVVPARNVRIPPQAPGGEGESED, from the coding sequence ATGTCAAAAGGGCACTCGTTACAAGACCCTTACCTCAATGCCTTGCGCAAGGAACGCATTCCGGTTTCCATCTTTCTGGTTAATGGCATCAAGCTTCAGGGCCAGATTGAATCTTTCGACCAATTCGTGATTTTGCTGAAAAATACTGTCAGCCAGATGGTCTACAAGCACGCTATTTCCACCGTGGTCCCTGCCCGTAATGTTCGCATTCCGCCGCAGGCCCCGGGAGGAGAGGGTGAGTCTGAAGACTGA